The Apium graveolens cultivar Ventura chromosome 6, ASM990537v1, whole genome shotgun sequence genome contains a region encoding:
- the LOC141664746 gene encoding uncharacterized protein LOC141664746, which yields MGIVQGAKESFRDYPNQFTKEALKVPDLDDKVDMITLQQGTRDEFFKMSLDKRPSESMLQLQDRARKYIKVEETMKKTAVSNEPVGNKKRKTDQEYDTKDNYPRIGKSFDSSSKKNQQPRFSKFARLNAQRSQILMEIEKNKEFKWPKPLRGDPKKRDKSRYCRYHKDVGHHTDDCKKLKDEIEYLIRKGKFGSFTKGEDGRDQKRDNDRRDYDRRVNDRDHNPQPRGLVINMISGDPTAAGTTRNPRKGYAREVMSIVEELSKRSKSEMTLEFGDPDLEGLKFPQDDPLVITPIIGNYLVMRFLEDNGASVDILFHDTFIRMGYNNFQLTPSYAPIYGFNHIECKFEGVIQLPVTIGEEPREATQMLNFQVVKAASTCNAIMGRIGIHTFKVVPSTYHMVLNFPTTNGVEETKGDQKMPCSCYVATLKFDGTGRQVLPIEDMDVRENEELRGKPAEDLVPIPLDSLDPEKVIDVFAWTTADMPGIDSNLITHRLNVDPARKVMNQKKRTYAPDRLEAIKQEVEKLLESEFIEEVHFPEWLANPVIVKKANEK from the exons ATGGGCATAGtccaaggagcaaaggagtcctTTAGAGATTACCCGAACCAATTCACGAAGGAGGCTTTGAAGGTCCCTGATCTTGACGATAAGGTAGATATGATAACCCTACAACAAGGGACTAGagacgagttctttaagatgtccctAGACAAACGCCCTTCTGAAAGCATGCtacagctccaggatagggccagaaagtatatcaaggtggaggaaaCTATGAAGAAGACAGCTGTGAGTAATGAACCCGTTGGAAACAAGAAGCGGAAGACGGATCAGGAGTACGATACCAAGGACAATTATCCTCGAATTGGAAAAAGCTTTGACTCCTCTTCTAAAAAGAATCAACAACCAAGGTTCTCTAAATTCGCAAGGTTGAACGCTCAAAGGAGCCAAATACTGATGGAAATTGAGAAGAACAAAGAGTTCAAATggccgaagccactaaggggagaccccAAGAAAAGAGACAAGAGTCGATACTGCAGGTaccacaaagatgttggtcatcATACTGATGATTGTAAGAaactcaaggatgagattgagtatttgATCCGAAAGGGAAAGTTCGGAAGTTTCACCAAGGGTGAGGATGGCAGAGACCAAAAAAGAGATAATGACCGAAGAGATTATGATCGAAGGGTTAATGACAGAGACCATAACCCACAGCCCCGAGGTTTAGTAATCAATATGATCTCAGGAGATCCTACAGCAGCTGGGACTACAAGGAATCCTCGAAAAGGTTATGCACGAGAGGTGATGAGCATAGTTGAAGAACTATCTAAGCGTTCTAAGTCAGAGATGACACTTGAATTTGGTGACCCggaccttgaaggtttgaaatttcctcaggATGATCCTCTGGTTATTACCCCGATAATTGGAAATTATCTTGTTATGAGGTTCCTAGAGGATAATGGAGCTTCCGTGGATATTCTTTTTCATGACACATTTATAAGGATGGGCTACAATAATTTTCAGTTAACTCCATCTTACGCGCCCATCTATGGGTTTAACCATATAGAATGCAAATTCGAAGGAGTAATACAACTTCCCGTAACTATCGGAGAAGAGCCCAGAGAGGCCACACAGATGTTGAACTTTCAGGTTGTTAAGGCAGCCTCTACTTGCAATGCCATCATGGGTAGAATTGGGATTCATACTTTTAAGGTCGTGCCTTCAACCTACCACATGGTACTGAATTTCCCAACAACGAACGGTGTTGAAGAGACGAAAGGAGATCAGAAAATGCCCTGCAGTTGCTATGTTGCAACACTTAAGTTTGATGGAACTGGGAGGCAGGTCCTAcccatagaagacatggatgtccgTGAAAATGAAGAACTTCGAGGAAAGCCGGCAGAGGACTTAGTCCCTATTCCCCTAGACTCCTTAGACCCGGAAAAGGTCAT tgatgtgtttgcttggacaacagctgatatgcctgggatTGACTCGAACCTTATAACTCATAGGCTGAATGTTGACCCAGCTCGAAAGGTTATGAATCAgaagaagagaacttatgcccctgaCAGGCTGGAAGCCATTAAGCAGGAGGTCGAGAAGCTCCTAGAGTCTGAGTTCATTGAGGAAGTGCACTTCCCTGAGTGGTTGGCCAACCCCGTAATAGTCAAAAAAGCCAATGAGAAGTGA